Proteins from a genomic interval of Streptomyces sp. NBC_01445:
- a CDS encoding rhamnulokinase family protein: MSSVARGPVGAREGAFAAVDLGASSGRVMIGRVGPGSLGLVEAHRFPNRPVRLPEGLRWDVLGLYAGVLDGLRAAGATAGGRLASVGIDSWAVDYGLLDADGALLGQPVHYRDGRTEGVAEKVWASVPAAELYAATGLQYAPFNTLYQLVAAQGSAQLAAARRLLLIPDLISYWLTGEQGTEVTNASTTQLIDPRTGEWASSVAERLGVDLGLFAPLRRPGDPAGQLLPEVLDETGLTGPVPVTAVGSHDTASAVAAVPAAPGERFAYICTGTWSLAGLELDAPVLSEASRAANFTNELGLDGTVRYLRNIMGLWLLQECLHAWGDPELGALLREAGDVAPLRSVVDAGDAAFLAPGRMPERIAEACRVTGQPVPRTRAETTRCILDSLALAHRRAIADAARLADHAVDVVHIVGGGARNALLCQLTADACGLPVVAGPAEAAALGNVLVQARAHGLVGDREAIRELLARTQSLTRFEPRGNHAAWRAAERRLTER, from the coding sequence ATGAGCTCCGTGGCGAGGGGTCCGGTGGGGGCGCGCGAGGGCGCGTTCGCCGCGGTCGATCTGGGTGCCTCCAGCGGGCGCGTCATGATCGGCCGGGTCGGCCCCGGCAGCCTCGGCCTGGTGGAGGCCCACCGCTTCCCCAACCGTCCGGTGCGGCTTCCGGAGGGGCTGCGCTGGGACGTGCTCGGCCTGTACGCGGGTGTGCTTGACGGGCTGCGGGCCGCTGGGGCGACGGCGGGCGGGCGGCTCGCGTCCGTCGGTATCGACAGCTGGGCCGTGGACTACGGCCTCCTCGACGCGGACGGCGCGCTGCTCGGCCAGCCCGTGCACTACCGCGACGGGCGCACCGAGGGCGTGGCGGAGAAGGTGTGGGCGAGCGTGCCGGCGGCAGAGCTGTACGCGGCGACTGGGCTGCAGTACGCGCCGTTCAACACGCTCTACCAGCTCGTGGCGGCACAGGGATCCGCTCAACTGGCGGCTGCGCGCCGCCTGTTGCTGATCCCCGATCTGATCTCGTACTGGCTGACCGGCGAGCAGGGCACTGAGGTGACCAACGCCTCGACGACCCAGCTGATCGACCCGCGCACCGGTGAGTGGGCATCCTCGGTCGCCGAGCGCCTCGGAGTCGATCTCGGGCTCTTCGCGCCGCTGCGGCGGCCCGGGGACCCGGCGGGGCAGCTGCTGCCGGAGGTCCTGGACGAGACGGGGCTGACGGGTCCGGTTCCCGTGACGGCCGTCGGCTCGCACGACACGGCCTCCGCGGTGGCCGCCGTCCCAGCCGCACCCGGCGAGCGGTTCGCCTACATCTGCACCGGCACCTGGTCGCTGGCCGGTCTCGAACTCGACGCCCCTGTCCTGAGCGAGGCGAGCCGCGCCGCGAACTTCACGAACGAGCTGGGCCTGGACGGCACGGTCCGCTATCTGCGCAACATCATGGGCCTGTGGCTGCTCCAGGAGTGCCTGCACGCCTGGGGGGATCCCGAACTGGGAGCGCTGCTGCGGGAGGCGGGGGACGTCGCGCCGCTGCGGTCGGTGGTGGACGCCGGGGACGCCGCGTTCCTCGCCCCGGGCCGGATGCCCGAGCGCATAGCCGAGGCGTGCCGGGTCACGGGCCAGCCCGTGCCCCGCACCCGGGCCGAGACGACCCGGTGCATCCTCGACTCCCTGGCGCTCGCGCACCGGCGGGCGATCGCCGACGCGGCACGCCTGGCCGACCACGCGGTCGACGTCGTGCACATCGTGGGCGGCGGCGCCCGTAACGCCCTGCTGTGCCAGCTGACCGCCGACGCGTGCGGTCTCCCGGTGGTGGCGGGCCCGGCCGAGGCGGCGGCCCTGGGCAACGTACTCGTGCAGGCGCGCGCCCATGGCCTCGTCGGCGACCGGGAGGCCATACGCGAACTCCTCGCCCGCACCCAGTCCCTGACCCGGTTCGAACCACGGGGGAACCACGCCGCGTGGCGGGCCGCCGAGCGGCGTCTCACCGAACGGTGA
- a CDS encoding alpha-L-rhamnosidase-related protein, translating to MTDEVKTAQGPDRRAVLGAGVGGAVLAAAGLPLLGPGTAAAATPVQGSAAGPVADAAWHRYVQAPSSRTVRPVRIVRSAGDVTRPDALLEPGGQVTVLRRPEPPAPPRWPDGTTAEGSTTHAGNNGGDGQPRTYDAQHAVDADLDTFWNDDTERAFPDTLTVTAPDALTLSGLTVVSDTDGVPTDFTVDAWVDSDWRKVAAVTGNSAVQRAVRFDAPVSTARVRITVTSAQDLGRGVFTRINEVWPEAVDPVVAPSVTLDFGKVVVGYPMVDFASASDNHPGVRLAFSETLQFLTDRSDFTRNDQAGGASKGTDQYAVPAGGAKWTDRKGYASGGDKVYADGLHGFRYLRITLDALPSDAPAAQPWGTVAVDSVSLDFTAYLGTPQSYRGWFLCSDEELNRYWYGASYTNELVVDTFREDDVDPRDAFSASLDGKLVLHDGAKRDRDPYVGDVAVAGRTLYLTHDDAAEAARNVLADLAEHQRADGWIPPASINHYTLPLFDYPLWWVTCSWDYVLYTGDKDYAERYYPQLVEVLDTWYPSVTDDAGLLSKGLNGTSGYGDYAFLGRTGRITYYNANYVQALRDAARIAEHVGHDADAARWRERADKVAQAVNTHLWDEAAGAYLDSATGAVRHAQDGNAIAITSGVAGAERAASALAHLDTTTKRRYGNAFMDNDTLFGGASQRVYAFTSYPEFVARFENGLADSAIDQIKRTYGWMESHDPGITHWEGIGPNGSLYEGAYTSMAHGWSTGVLPALTHQLLGAKPTSPGYAAWEVRPCTGSVRWARGELPTPHGPLAVEWEREGDTFALTVRAPRGTRGALALPTDGRGATVRSGGRTLWRDGRSAAPGVRLDSGRVTVSGLAPGTHRFTLTHAS from the coding sequence GTGACGGATGAAGTGAAGACAGCACAGGGGCCCGACCGGCGCGCCGTGCTCGGAGCGGGTGTGGGCGGGGCGGTGCTGGCCGCGGCCGGGCTGCCCCTCCTGGGCCCGGGAACGGCCGCGGCTGCGACGCCGGTTCAGGGATCGGCCGCCGGACCGGTCGCGGATGCGGCCTGGCACCGCTACGTCCAGGCGCCGTCCAGCCGTACGGTGCGACCGGTACGGATCGTCCGGTCCGCCGGTGACGTGACGCGTCCCGACGCCCTCCTCGAACCCGGCGGCCAGGTCACCGTCCTGCGCCGCCCCGAGCCTCCCGCGCCACCGCGCTGGCCCGACGGAACCACCGCGGAAGGCTCCACCACGCACGCCGGCAACAATGGAGGGGACGGCCAACCGCGCACGTACGACGCGCAGCACGCCGTCGACGCCGACCTCGACACGTTCTGGAACGACGACACCGAGCGCGCCTTCCCCGACACCCTGACGGTGACGGCGCCCGATGCGCTCACGCTGTCGGGCCTGACCGTGGTGTCCGACACGGACGGCGTCCCCACCGACTTCACTGTGGACGCCTGGGTGGACTCGGACTGGCGGAAGGTCGCCGCCGTCACCGGCAACAGCGCGGTGCAGCGCGCCGTCCGCTTCGACGCGCCGGTGTCCACGGCGCGGGTGCGGATCACGGTCACGTCGGCCCAGGACCTCGGGCGGGGCGTGTTCACGCGGATCAACGAGGTCTGGCCCGAGGCCGTGGACCCGGTGGTGGCGCCGAGCGTGACGCTCGACTTCGGCAAGGTCGTTGTCGGCTACCCGATGGTCGACTTCGCCTCGGCGTCCGACAACCACCCGGGGGTGCGCCTCGCCTTCTCCGAGACGCTCCAGTTCCTCACCGACCGCTCCGACTTCACCCGCAACGACCAGGCGGGCGGCGCCTCGAAGGGAACGGACCAGTACGCCGTCCCTGCGGGCGGCGCCAAGTGGACGGACCGAAAGGGCTACGCCTCGGGCGGCGACAAGGTGTACGCGGACGGCCTGCACGGCTTCCGCTATCTCAGGATCACGCTGGACGCGCTGCCGTCCGACGCTCCCGCCGCACAGCCGTGGGGCACCGTGGCCGTGGACTCCGTGTCGCTCGACTTCACGGCGTATCTCGGCACACCGCAGTCGTACCGCGGCTGGTTCCTGTGCTCCGACGAGGAGCTGAACCGCTACTGGTACGGCGCCTCCTACACGAACGAGCTGGTCGTCGACACGTTCCGCGAGGACGACGTGGACCCGCGGGACGCCTTCAGCGCGTCGCTCGACGGGAAGCTCGTCCTGCACGACGGCGCGAAGCGGGACCGTGATCCGTACGTCGGCGACGTGGCGGTGGCGGGGCGCACCCTCTATCTCACGCACGACGACGCGGCCGAGGCCGCGCGCAACGTGCTGGCGGACCTCGCCGAGCACCAGCGGGCCGACGGCTGGATCCCGCCGGCCTCCATCAACCACTACACGCTCCCGCTGTTCGACTACCCGCTGTGGTGGGTGACGTGCAGCTGGGACTACGTCCTCTACACCGGCGACAAGGACTACGCCGAGCGCTACTACCCACAGCTCGTCGAGGTCCTCGACACGTGGTACCCGAGCGTGACGGACGACGCGGGCCTGCTGAGCAAGGGCCTCAACGGCACGTCCGGGTACGGGGATTACGCGTTCCTCGGGCGCACAGGGCGCATCACCTACTACAACGCCAACTATGTGCAGGCGCTGAGGGACGCGGCCCGTATCGCGGAACACGTGGGCCATGACGCGGACGCGGCGCGGTGGCGGGAGCGGGCGGACAAGGTCGCCCAGGCGGTCAACACGCATCTGTGGGACGAGGCGGCGGGCGCCTATCTGGACTCCGCGACCGGCGCCGTCCGGCACGCGCAGGACGGCAACGCGATCGCCATCACGTCGGGCGTCGCGGGCGCGGAGCGGGCGGCGTCGGCTCTCGCCCACCTGGACACGACGACGAAACGCCGGTACGGCAACGCCTTCATGGACAACGACACCCTCTTCGGCGGTGCCTCCCAGCGGGTGTACGCCTTCACCTCGTACCCGGAGTTCGTGGCGCGCTTCGAGAACGGTCTGGCCGACTCGGCGATCGACCAGATCAAGCGCACCTACGGGTGGATGGAGAGCCACGACCCCGGCATCACGCACTGGGAGGGCATCGGCCCGAACGGCTCGCTGTACGAGGGCGCGTACACGAGCATGGCGCACGGGTGGTCCACCGGAGTGCTGCCCGCGCTCACCCATCAGCTGCTCGGCGCCAAGCCGACCTCGCCTGGGTACGCCGCTTGGGAGGTGCGTCCGTGCACCGGCTCGGTGCGCTGGGCGCGGGGTGAACTACCCACACCACACGGGCCGTTGGCGGTGGAATGGGAGCGTGAGGGCGACACGTTCGCCTTGACCGTACGTGCGCCGCGGGGCACTCGGGGGGCCCTCGCGCTGCCCACGGACGGCCGGGGCGCGACCGTGCGTTCCGGCGGGCGGACGCTCTGGCGGGACGGCAGATCCGCGGCGCCCGGGGTGCGCCTGGACTCCGGCCGTGTGACGGTCTCCGGTCTCGCGCCGGGCACCCACCGCTTCACGCTGACGCACGCGAGCTGA
- a CDS encoding alpha-L-rhamnosidase has product MISRRRLLSTTATAALGTAIASAAPGAAQAAPASGAAAGARAAKAVRVSAPTVEYVSHPLGLDVPHPRLSWPLESDEPGRAQSAYQIRVATTASRLGDPDVWDSGKVDSPESTLVPYAGPALAARTRYYWSVRIWDTTGRASEWSEPSWWETGLTAASDWSARWIGAPAALIGTPALDDASWIWFPEGDPAAGAPAGTRYFRGRADVPEGLTRARLVMTADDGYTAYVNGTEVAHADPDGPAENWRRPAVVDVTAQLRSGSAVLAVAAVNATDSPAGLLGLLELTTADGVKTFATGADWKAADQEPAGDWKSAGFDDSSWKAAKALAKWGSGPWGKVAPSHSPAAQLRHEFRLKGRSVARARLYASALGLYEAHINGERVGEDRLAPGWTDYRKRVQYQTYDVTKLVKSGANALGATVAAGWYAGNIAWFGPHQYGERPAFLAQLEVTYTDGSTERVLSGTDWRASTGPVTEADLMAGEEYDARLETDGWTRAGFDDSGWVAAAAVDKVSAALVAEAGGPTRLERDLPARKMTEPKPGVFVYDLGQNMVGAVRLTVAGKAGTTVRLRHAEVLNPDGTIYTANLRTAKATDTYTLKGGGKETYEPRFTFHGFRYVEVTGYPGKPPLNAVVGRVIHTSAPFTMDFSTNVPMLNQLHQNITWGQRGNFVSIPTDTPARDERLGWTGDINVFAPTAAYNMESARFLTKWLGDLRDGQSDEGAFTNVAPDMPGVGNGVAGWGDAGVTVPWALYQAYGDTRVLEQSWASMLKWLDYLEKHSSGFLRPAEGFGDWLNLQDETPKDVIGTAYFAHAADLVARAAKALGKDPAPYTSLFGSVRDAFRAAYVSDGGKVKGDTQTAYVLALSMDLLAEADRGPAADRLVALIKAKDWHLSTGFLGTPRLLPVLTAAGHTDVAYRLLVQRSFPSWGYQIDRGATTMWERWDSIRPDGSFQDAGMNSFNHYAYGSVGEWMYANIAGIAPAEPGFRKILVRPRPGGGITRAEGRYDSVQGPISTKWSVDSDGFRLTLTVPANTTAEVWIPASDAAEVAHGAAKFLRMDDGCAVFAAASGTHRFSN; this is encoded by the coding sequence GTGATCAGCAGAAGACGACTGCTCAGCACGACCGCGACAGCCGCCCTGGGGACGGCCATCGCCTCCGCCGCACCGGGAGCCGCGCAGGCCGCGCCCGCCTCGGGAGCCGCCGCAGGGGCTCGGGCCGCGAAGGCCGTGCGCGTGAGCGCGCCCACCGTCGAGTACGTGAGCCACCCGCTCGGCCTCGACGTGCCGCATCCCAGGCTGAGTTGGCCCTTGGAGTCGGACGAACCGGGCCGGGCCCAAAGCGCCTATCAGATACGCGTCGCCACCACCGCGAGCCGCCTCGGCGACCCCGACGTGTGGGACAGCGGAAAGGTCGACTCCCCCGAGTCCACCCTCGTCCCCTACGCGGGCCCCGCCCTGGCCGCGCGTACCCGCTACTACTGGTCGGTCCGAATCTGGGACACCACGGGCCGGGCCTCCGAGTGGAGCGAGCCGTCCTGGTGGGAGACCGGTCTGACCGCCGCGTCGGACTGGTCGGCCCGGTGGATCGGCGCGCCCGCGGCGCTGATCGGGACGCCCGCGCTCGACGACGCCTCCTGGATCTGGTTCCCCGAGGGCGACCCGGCCGCCGGCGCCCCGGCGGGAACCCGCTACTTCCGCGGCCGTGCCGACGTACCCGAAGGCCTGACCCGGGCCCGCCTGGTGATGACCGCCGACGACGGCTACACCGCGTACGTGAACGGCACCGAGGTGGCGCACGCCGACCCGGACGGCCCGGCGGAGAACTGGCGCCGCCCGGCCGTCGTCGACGTCACCGCCCAACTCCGCTCCGGTAGCGCCGTGCTGGCCGTCGCCGCCGTCAACGCCACGGACAGCCCCGCCGGCCTCCTCGGCCTCCTGGAGCTGACGACGGCGGACGGGGTGAAGACCTTCGCCACGGGCGCCGACTGGAAGGCCGCCGACCAGGAGCCCGCCGGTGACTGGAAGTCGGCCGGCTTCGACGACTCCTCGTGGAAGGCGGCGAAGGCGCTCGCGAAGTGGGGTTCGGGCCCGTGGGGCAAGGTCGCGCCGTCGCACTCCCCCGCCGCCCAGCTGCGCCACGAGTTCCGGCTCAAGGGCAGGTCCGTCGCGCGGGCGCGCCTCTACGCGTCGGCGCTCGGCCTGTACGAGGCCCACATCAACGGCGAGCGGGTCGGCGAGGACCGGCTCGCACCGGGCTGGACGGACTACCGCAAGCGCGTCCAGTACCAGACGTACGACGTGACGAAGCTGGTGAAATCCGGGGCCAACGCGCTCGGGGCGACCGTCGCCGCCGGCTGGTACGCCGGGAACATCGCCTGGTTCGGTCCGCATCAGTACGGCGAACGGCCCGCGTTCCTGGCCCAGTTGGAGGTCACGTACACCGACGGTTCGACCGAGCGGGTGCTGTCCGGCACGGACTGGCGCGCCTCGACCGGACCCGTCACCGAGGCCGACCTGATGGCGGGCGAGGAGTACGACGCGCGTCTGGAGACCGACGGCTGGACGCGCGCCGGGTTCGACGACTCCGGCTGGGTAGCGGCCGCCGCCGTCGACAAGGTGAGCGCGGCCCTCGTGGCCGAGGCGGGCGGCCCCACCCGCCTCGAACGCGACCTGCCCGCACGGAAGATGACCGAGCCGAAGCCCGGCGTGTTCGTCTACGACCTCGGCCAGAACATGGTCGGCGCGGTCCGCCTCACCGTCGCCGGGAAGGCCGGCACCACCGTGCGGCTGCGGCACGCCGAGGTCCTCAACCCGGACGGCACGATCTACACCGCCAACCTCCGGACGGCGAAGGCCACCGACACGTACACGCTCAAGGGCGGCGGCAAGGAGACCTACGAGCCGCGGTTCACCTTCCACGGCTTCCGCTACGTCGAGGTGACCGGCTACCCCGGCAAGCCGCCGCTCAACGCCGTCGTGGGGCGGGTCATCCACACGTCGGCGCCCTTCACCATGGACTTCTCGACGAACGTGCCGATGCTCAACCAGCTGCACCAGAACATCACTTGGGGGCAGCGCGGCAACTTCGTCTCCATCCCCACCGACACTCCGGCACGCGACGAGCGGCTCGGCTGGACCGGCGACATCAACGTCTTCGCGCCGACGGCCGCCTACAACATGGAGTCGGCCCGCTTCCTCACCAAGTGGCTCGGCGACCTGCGCGACGGCCAGAGCGACGAGGGCGCCTTCACGAACGTGGCCCCCGACATGCCCGGCGTCGGCAACGGCGTCGCGGGCTGGGGCGACGCGGGCGTGACCGTCCCCTGGGCGCTGTACCAGGCGTACGGCGACACGCGCGTCCTCGAACAGTCCTGGGCGTCGATGCTGAAGTGGCTCGACTACCTGGAGAAGCACAGCAGCGGTTTCCTGCGCCCCGCCGAGGGCTTCGGCGACTGGCTCAACCTCCAGGACGAGACGCCCAAGGACGTCATCGGCACGGCCTACTTCGCCCACGCCGCCGACCTCGTCGCGCGGGCGGCGAAGGCGCTGGGCAAGGACCCGGCCCCGTACACCTCGCTGTTCGGCAGTGTGCGTGACGCGTTCCGCGCGGCGTACGTCTCGGACGGCGGCAAGGTGAAGGGCGACACGCAGACCGCGTATGTGCTCGCGCTGTCGATGGACCTGCTCGCGGAGGCCGACCGGGGTCCCGCCGCCGACCGTCTCGTCGCTCTCATCAAGGCCAAGGACTGGCACCTGTCGACGGGGTTCCTCGGCACTCCGCGCCTGCTGCCGGTCCTCACCGCGGCCGGTCACACCGACGTCGCCTACCGGCTGCTCGTCCAGCGGTCGTTCCCCAGCTGGGGCTACCAGATCGACAGGGGCGCGACGACGATGTGGGAGCGCTGGGACTCCATCAGGCCGGACGGCAGCTTCCAGGACGCCGGGATGAACTCGTTCAACCACTACGCGTACGGCTCGGTCGGCGAGTGGATGTACGCGAACATCGCCGGTATCGCGCCGGCCGAGCCGGGCTTCCGCAAGATCCTCGTGCGGCCACGGCCCGGTGGCGGGATCACGCGAGCGGAAGGGCGCTACGACTCCGTCCAGGGGCCGATCAGCACCAAGTGGTCGGTGGACTCCGACGGGTTCCGGCTCACGCTCACCGTGCCGGCCAACACGACCGCCGAGGTGTGGATCCCCGCTTCCGACGCGGCCGAGGTCGCCCACGGCGCGGCGAAGTTCCTCCGCATGGACGACGGGTGTGCCGTCTTCGCGGCGGCGTCCGGCACTCACCGCTTCTCCAACTGA
- the rhaI gene encoding L-rhamnose isomerase, giving the protein MTGSTAHEARTAAAKAVLKRQSIETPSWAYGNSGTRFKVFAQAGVPRTPREKLDDAAQVHAFTGAAPTVALHIPWDRVEGGPEGYAKLAAYAEERGVKLGAVNSNVFQDDDYKLGSVTNPDPAVRRKAVGHLLECVDIMDATGSRDLKLWFSDGTNYPGQDDLRDRQDRLEEALRTVYERLGDDQRMVLEYKLFEPAFYATDVPDWGTSFAHCLKLGEKAQVCVDTGHHAPGTNIEFIVAFLLREGRLGAFDFNSRFYADDDLMVGAADPFQLFRILYEVRRGGGLDADSGIAFMLDQCHNIEAKIPAIIRSVMNVQEATAKALLIDTGALAAAQREGDVLAANGVLMDAYNTDVRPLLGEVREELGLDPDPMAAYRRSGWQERIVKDRVGGVQAGWGA; this is encoded by the coding sequence ATGACCGGGTCCACAGCACACGAGGCGCGGACAGCGGCCGCCAAGGCCGTCCTGAAGCGCCAGTCGATCGAGACACCGTCCTGGGCATACGGAAACTCGGGCACCCGCTTCAAGGTGTTCGCCCAGGCCGGCGTGCCCCGCACCCCGCGGGAGAAGCTCGACGACGCCGCGCAGGTCCACGCGTTCACGGGGGCCGCGCCGACCGTGGCGCTGCACATACCGTGGGACCGCGTCGAGGGCGGACCCGAGGGATACGCGAAGCTCGCCGCGTACGCCGAGGAGCGCGGCGTGAAGCTGGGCGCGGTCAACTCCAATGTCTTCCAGGACGACGACTACAAGCTGGGCAGCGTCACCAACCCGGACCCCGCGGTGCGGCGCAAGGCCGTCGGCCACCTCCTGGAGTGCGTCGACATCATGGACGCCACCGGCTCGCGCGATCTGAAGCTGTGGTTCTCCGACGGCACCAACTACCCCGGCCAGGACGACCTCAGGGACCGCCAGGACCGGCTCGAAGAGGCACTGCGGACCGTGTACGAGCGGCTGGGCGACGACCAGCGCATGGTGCTCGAGTACAAGCTCTTCGAGCCCGCCTTCTACGCCACCGACGTGCCCGACTGGGGCACGTCGTTCGCGCACTGCCTCAAACTCGGCGAGAAGGCGCAGGTGTGTGTGGACACCGGGCATCACGCGCCGGGCACCAACATCGAGTTCATCGTCGCGTTCCTGCTGCGGGAGGGCCGGCTCGGCGCGTTCGACTTCAACTCGCGCTTCTACGCGGACGACGACCTGATGGTCGGCGCGGCGGACCCCTTCCAGCTGTTCAGGATCCTGTACGAGGTGCGGCGGGGCGGCGGTCTGGACGCCGACTCCGGGATCGCGTTCATGCTCGACCAGTGCCACAACATCGAGGCCAAGATCCCCGCGATCATCCGCTCGGTGATGAACGTCCAGGAGGCGACGGCCAAGGCGCTGCTCATCGACACCGGGGCGCTCGCGGCGGCGCAGCGGGAGGGCGACGTGCTGGCGGCCAACGGGGTGCTGATGGACGCGTACAACACGGACGTGCGTCCCCTACTGGGGGAGGTCAGGGAAGAGCTGGGGCTCGACCCGGATCCCATGGCGGCCTACCGGCGGTCAGGATGGCAGGAGCGGATCGTGAAGGACCGCGTCGGAGGCGTACAGGCCGGATGGGGGGCATGA
- a CDS encoding bifunctional aldolase/short-chain dehydrogenase — protein MAEQHACVNELLERSHRLGADPRNTNYAGGNTSAKGTSTDPVTGGDVELMWVKGSGGDLGTLTADGLAVLRLDRLRALEGVYPGVEREDEMVAAVDYCLHGRGGAAPSIDTAMHGLVDAAHVDHLHPDSGIALACAADGEKLTAECFGDTVVWVPWRRPGFQLGLDIAAVKEANPRAIGCVLGGHGITAWGDTAQECERRSLHIIRTAEAFLAERGRAEPFGPLLAGYTGAGPAARRERAAALAPFIRALASQDRPQVGHFDDSDVVLDFLSRTEHPRLAALGTSCPDHFLRTKVRPLVLDLPPSAPLDEAVARLKELHAEYREEYAAYYARHAGPDSPAMRGADPAIVLVPGVGMFSFGKDKQTARVAGEFYVNAINVMRGAEAVSAYAPIEESEKFRIEYWSLEEAKLRRMPKPKPLATRVALVTGAGSGIGKAIARRLVAEGACVVVADLNGDNAAAVAEELGGPDKAVAVTVDVTSEEQIVDAFGAAVLAFGGVDLVVNNAGISISKPLLETTARDWDLQHDIMARGSFLVSREAARVMRAQGLGGDLVYIASKNAVFAGPNNVAYSATKADQAHQVRLLAAELGEHGIRVNGVNPDGVVRGSGIFAGGWGAQRAATYGIEEEKLGEFYAQRTILKREVLPEHVANAVFALTAGDLTHTTGLHIPVDAGVAAAFLR, from the coding sequence ATGGCGGAGCAGCACGCATGCGTGAACGAACTCCTCGAACGTTCACACCGGTTGGGCGCGGATCCGCGCAATACGAACTATGCGGGGGGCAACACCTCGGCGAAGGGCACGTCGACCGACCCGGTGACCGGCGGTGACGTCGAGCTGATGTGGGTCAAGGGCTCGGGCGGTGACCTGGGGACACTCACGGCCGACGGGCTCGCGGTCCTGCGCCTGGACCGGCTGCGCGCGCTGGAGGGCGTCTATCCGGGGGTGGAGCGCGAGGACGAGATGGTCGCCGCGGTCGACTACTGCCTGCACGGCCGGGGCGGCGCCGCGCCGTCCATCGACACGGCGATGCACGGCCTGGTGGACGCGGCGCACGTGGACCATCTGCACCCCGACTCCGGGATCGCGCTCGCCTGCGCCGCGGACGGGGAGAAGCTGACCGCCGAGTGCTTCGGCGACACCGTGGTGTGGGTGCCGTGGCGCAGGCCCGGGTTCCAGCTCGGCCTGGACATCGCCGCGGTCAAGGAGGCCAACCCGCGCGCGATCGGCTGTGTCCTCGGCGGTCACGGCATCACGGCGTGGGGCGACACGGCACAGGAGTGCGAGCGGCGTTCCCTGCACATCATCCGTACCGCGGAGGCGTTCCTCGCCGAGCGGGGCAGGGCCGAGCCGTTCGGACCGCTGCTCGCGGGATACACCGGCGCAGGACCGGCGGCGCGAAGGGAGCGGGCCGCCGCGCTCGCCCCGTTCATCAGGGCGCTCGCCTCGCAGGACCGCCCCCAGGTGGGCCACTTCGACGACTCGGACGTCGTGCTCGACTTCCTGTCGCGCACCGAGCACCCGCGCCTCGCGGCCCTCGGCACGTCCTGCCCCGACCACTTCCTCCGTACGAAGGTCAGGCCCCTGGTCCTCGACCTGCCGCCGTCCGCCCCCCTGGACGAGGCGGTCGCGCGCCTGAAGGAGCTGCACGCCGAGTACCGCGAGGAGTACGCGGCCTACTACGCGCGGCACGCGGGCCCGGACTCGCCGGCGATGCGGGGAGCCGATCCGGCGATCGTGCTCGTGCCCGGCGTCGGCATGTTCAGCTTCGGCAAGGACAAGCAGACGGCGCGCGTCGCGGGCGAGTTCTACGTCAACGCGATCAATGTGATGCGGGGCGCCGAAGCCGTGTCGGCGTACGCGCCGATCGAGGAGTCGGAGAAGTTCCGCATCGAGTACTGGTCCCTGGAGGAGGCCAAGCTCCGGCGGATGCCGAAGCCCAAGCCGCTCGCCACGCGGGTCGCGCTCGTGACGGGCGCGGGCAGCGGCATCGGGAAGGCGATCGCCCGCAGGCTCGTGGCGGAGGGCGCGTGCGTGGTGGTCGCGGATCTGAACGGGGACAACGCGGCTGCCGTGGCCGAGGAGTTGGGCGGCCCCGACAAGGCGGTGGCCGTCACGGTCGATGTGACGTCGGAGGAGCAGATCGTCGACGCGTTCGGGGCGGCGGTCCTGGCGTTCGGCGGGGTCGACCTCGTGGTGAACAACGCGGGCATCTCCATCTCGAAGCCACTCCTGGAGACCACGGCCCGGGACTGGGACCTCCAGCACGACATCATGGCGCGCGGCTCCTTCCTCGTCTCGCGCGAGGCCGCCCGTGTCATGCGGGCTCAGGGGCTGGGCGGCGACCTCGTGTACATCGCCTCGAAGAACGCGGTGTTCGCGGGCCCGAACAACGTCGCGTACTCCGCGACCAAGGCCGATCAGGCACATCAGGTCCGGCTCCTGGCAGCCGAGTTGGGCGAGCACGGCATCCGGGTCAACGGGGTGAATCCGGACGGTGTGGTGCGCGGTTCCGGGATCTTCGCGGGCGGCTGGGGGGCGCAGCGCGCGGCGACGTACGGGATCGAGGAGGAGAAGCTCGGCGAGTTCTACGCGCAGCGGACCATCCTCAAGCGCGAGGTGCTGCCGGAGCATGTCGCGAACGCGGTGTTCGCACTGACGGCCGGGGACCTCACGCACACGACGGGGCTGCACATACCCGTGGACGCCGGCGTCGCCGCGGCCTTCCTGCGATGA